One segment of Natronosalvus halobius DNA contains the following:
- a CDS encoding ABC transporter permease — translation MSGLDSLEYARHRGVRLVGLVLVMLAALGVVGAVVFDVPLAEVLSDGLETLASIVTPGYVARSMEMAAPITLAAIGGLYAEKSGVFNIGLEGFMIFGAFFAAAATYFVGAGGAVHAWVGIVISVLLTMGLAVLFAVLLIRYKADQIVAGLGVWFIGLGLVPFTAAVIWGSRNSPRLPGVGRLTVPGLSEIPFLGRVVFDQSPLVWLTVLVAVGAWVFLYRTQYGYWIQAAGENPEALDTAGIDVNRVRYATVIFSGGLAGLGGAVLLAHSSSFIGTGQTMVDGRGWLGIVAYLFGNYNPLGAAAAALLFGGVDMLQGQFQTLNIEASSKLLGLLPYVVVIVVLTGWGKTQVPSSVGEPYESEE, via the coding sequence ATGAGCGGCCTCGACAGCCTCGAGTACGCTCGTCACCGCGGCGTCCGACTCGTCGGCCTCGTGCTCGTCATGCTGGCAGCCCTCGGGGTCGTCGGGGCCGTCGTCTTCGACGTTCCGCTCGCCGAGGTGCTGTCCGACGGCCTCGAGACCCTCGCCAGCATCGTGACGCCGGGCTACGTCGCCCGGTCGATGGAGATGGCCGCCCCCATCACGCTCGCGGCGATTGGCGGGCTGTACGCGGAGAAAAGCGGCGTGTTCAACATCGGCCTCGAGGGGTTCATGATCTTCGGCGCCTTCTTCGCCGCCGCCGCGACGTACTTCGTCGGCGCCGGCGGGGCCGTCCACGCCTGGGTCGGGATCGTTATTTCGGTCCTGCTCACGATGGGGCTGGCCGTGCTCTTCGCCGTATTGTTGATCCGGTACAAGGCGGATCAGATCGTGGCCGGGCTGGGGGTCTGGTTCATCGGCCTCGGGCTCGTGCCGTTCACGGCGGCCGTCATCTGGGGGAGCAGAAACAGTCCGCGCCTCCCCGGAGTCGGGCGGTTGACGGTTCCGGGACTCAGCGAGATTCCCTTCCTCGGTCGGGTCGTCTTCGACCAGTCGCCGCTGGTCTGGCTCACCGTTCTCGTCGCGGTCGGGGCGTGGGTCTTCCTCTACCGCACGCAGTACGGCTACTGGATTCAGGCAGCCGGCGAGAATCCGGAGGCGCTCGACACCGCCGGTATCGACGTCAATCGAGTCCGCTACGCGACGGTGATCTTCTCCGGTGGGCTGGCCGGCCTCGGCGGTGCGGTGCTTCTCGCACATAGTTCGTCGTTCATCGGGACCGGGCAGACGATGGTCGATGGTCGCGGCTGGCTCGGCATCGTCGCCTACCTGTTCGGCAACTACAACCCGCTCGGAGCGGCGGCGGCCGCCCTCCTCTTCGGCGGCGTCGACATGTTGCAAGGCCAGTTCCAGACGCTCAACATCGAGGCCTCCTCGAAGCTGCTGGGGCTGCTTCCGTACGTCGTCGTCATCGTGGTCCTCACGGGCTGGGGGAAGACGCAGGTTCCCTCCTCCGTCGGCGAACCCTACGAGTCCGAGGAGTGA
- a CDS encoding ABC transporter ATP-binding protein, whose protein sequence is MTSHNSPPAVRLEGITKRFGDVVANERVDFTLEAGSIHALLGENGSGKTTLMSVLYGLYDQDEGTIAIDGEERTIDTPRDAMDAGIGMIHQHFQLVEPMTVLQNVILGHEPVENGFVDEEAARGSIEAISDRYGFEVADHLDTPIQDLDLGTRQRVEIVKSLYRGADVLILDEPTAVLTPQEVDGLMAVMEDLRADGRSLIFISHKLDEVMAIADDITVLRDGKAVGTVPASDTSEQELAQMMVGREVLFDRQPRETEPGSPLLEVEGIRVTGDRGLEKVSGVDLQVREGEILGIAGVQGNGQTELVEALTGLRTPDSGAIRFDGDDITTLSRRDRIEAGIAYIPEDRHAEGLVMDYDLVRNGLLGNQTIEPFAKNGFIDWAHVRDHTEEIIAEFDVQPPDADTRAASLSGGNQQKFIVGREVGHNPSLLIASHPTRGVDIGSIEFIHNRLIELRDDGLAIVLVSSKLEEIQKLSDRTAVMYEGSFIDTVDPAAVTEEELGLLMAGQRLVDQNELSEPDSEVQP, encoded by the coding sequence ATGACTTCGCACAACTCACCACCGGCCGTCCGACTCGAGGGGATCACGAAACGGTTCGGCGACGTCGTCGCCAACGAGCGCGTCGATTTCACGCTCGAGGCCGGCTCGATCCACGCTCTCCTCGGCGAAAACGGCTCGGGGAAGACGACGCTCATGAGCGTGCTCTACGGACTCTACGATCAGGACGAGGGGACGATCGCCATCGACGGCGAGGAACGGACGATCGACACGCCTCGCGACGCGATGGACGCGGGGATCGGCATGATCCACCAGCACTTCCAGCTCGTCGAGCCGATGACCGTCCTCCAGAACGTCATCCTCGGCCACGAACCCGTCGAGAACGGATTCGTCGACGAGGAGGCCGCACGAGGGTCGATCGAGGCGATCAGCGACCGTTACGGGTTCGAGGTCGCCGACCACCTCGACACCCCGATCCAGGACCTCGACCTCGGGACGAGACAGCGCGTCGAAATCGTCAAGAGCCTCTACCGGGGAGCGGACGTCCTCATCCTCGACGAGCCGACGGCCGTCCTCACGCCACAGGAGGTCGACGGGCTGATGGCCGTCATGGAAGACCTCAGAGCGGACGGTCGCTCGCTCATCTTCATCTCGCACAAGCTCGACGAAGTCATGGCGATCGCCGACGACATCACCGTTCTCCGCGACGGGAAGGCGGTCGGCACCGTCCCCGCCTCGGACACCTCCGAGCAGGAGCTGGCCCAGATGATGGTCGGTCGCGAGGTGCTGTTCGATCGTCAGCCTCGCGAAACCGAACCGGGATCACCGCTCCTCGAGGTCGAGGGGATACGGGTCACGGGCGACCGCGGCCTCGAGAAGGTCTCCGGGGTCGACCTCCAGGTTCGGGAGGGCGAGATCCTCGGCATTGCCGGCGTGCAGGGAAACGGCCAGACCGAACTCGTCGAGGCCCTCACCGGTCTCCGGACGCCCGATTCGGGAGCGATCCGATTCGACGGCGACGACATCACCACGCTGTCGCGACGCGACCGCATCGAGGCGGGCATCGCCTACATTCCCGAGGACCGCCACGCCGAGGGGCTGGTGATGGACTACGATCTGGTCCGGAACGGACTGCTCGGCAACCAGACCATCGAGCCGTTCGCGAAAAACGGGTTCATCGACTGGGCGCACGTCCGTGATCACACCGAGGAGATCATCGCGGAGTTCGACGTCCAACCGCCCGACGCCGACACCAGGGCGGCGTCGCTATCTGGCGGGAACCAGCAGAAGTTCATCGTCGGCCGAGAGGTCGGACATAATCCATCGCTGTTGATCGCCTCGCACCCGACTCGCGGCGTCGACATCGGGTCGATCGAGTTCATTCACAATCGGTTGATCGAACTCAGGGATGACGGATTGGCAATCGTTCTCGTCTCGTCGAAGCTCGAGGAGATCCAGAAGCTCTCGGACCGAACCGCGGTCATGTACGAGGGGTCGTTCATCGACACCGTCGATCCAGCCGCGGTCACCGAGGAGGAACTCGGTCTCCTGATGGCGGGCCAGCGCCTCGTCGACCAGAACGAGCTGTCGGAGCCCGACAGCGAGGTCCAGCCATGA
- a CDS encoding ABC transporter permease: MSSADQSGPRSMADRVAGRLLQATVLERLGIALASVTTAILIGLVIVAAAGYNPILFLNNLIVGALGSERILARTLRLSTFFILTGVAVAIAFRAGVFNIGVQGQFVVGGLFCTVSILWTAPFLPTGTVGGIGLMLIGTVAAAVGGGLYGALPGVLKAYADANEIITTIMLNFIAIGVVSWLLTNPLRAEGSTNVQTERLPDYVGLPPIVFGDSGFSVIGLVLTLALVAVVAIAMTRTGIGYDMVTSGYQAGAAVYSGVDAKRTIVATMTFSGAVAGLASAVYVIMFQGRFIEPASIHTYGYDAIAVSLLAANNPLGVLPAGLLFGGLNSSSSYIQTYSDVPVQLIDGIVGIVIVFVAAPELFRMAAKRAGLGGDDR, from the coding sequence ATGAGCTCGGCCGACCAGAGCGGTCCCCGTTCGATGGCGGATCGCGTCGCCGGTCGACTCCTCCAGGCGACGGTCCTGGAACGCCTCGGAATCGCCCTTGCGTCGGTCACGACGGCGATTCTCATCGGCCTGGTGATCGTGGCTGCCGCCGGATACAATCCGATACTATTCCTGAACAACCTGATCGTCGGCGCGCTCGGCAGCGAGCGCATCCTGGCGCGGACGTTGCGGCTCTCGACGTTCTTCATTCTGACGGGCGTCGCCGTGGCGATCGCGTTCAGAGCCGGCGTGTTCAACATCGGCGTGCAGGGACAGTTCGTCGTCGGCGGCCTGTTTTGCACCGTGTCGATCCTCTGGACGGCCCCGTTCTTGCCGACCGGGACCGTCGGTGGAATCGGGTTGATGCTCATTGGGACGGTCGCCGCCGCCGTCGGTGGCGGCCTCTATGGAGCGCTTCCCGGTGTGTTGAAGGCGTACGCCGACGCGAACGAGATCATCACGACGATCATGTTGAACTTCATCGCGATCGGTGTCGTCAGCTGGCTGCTCACGAACCCGCTCCGGGCGGAGGGATCGACGAACGTCCAAACCGAACGGCTCCCGGATTACGTCGGCCTCCCGCCGATCGTCTTCGGCGATTCGGGGTTCTCGGTGATCGGTCTCGTCCTGACGCTCGCACTCGTCGCGGTCGTCGCTATCGCGATGACGCGGACGGGGATCGGGTACGACATGGTGACCAGCGGCTACCAGGCCGGGGCGGCGGTGTACTCTGGCGTCGATGCGAAACGGACGATCGTCGCGACGATGACGTTCTCCGGGGCCGTCGCCGGGCTCGCCAGCGCGGTCTACGTCATCATGTTCCAGGGGCGGTTCATCGAACCGGCCAGCATCCACACCTACGGCTACGACGCAATCGCCGTCAGCCTGCTCGCCGCGAACAATCCGCTCGGCGTCCTGCCGGCTGGGCTGTTGTTCGGCGGGCTCAACTCGTCGAGTTCGTACATCCAGACCTACAGCGACGTGCCCGTCCAGTTGATCGACGGCATCGTCGGCATCGTCATCGTCTTCGTGGCCGCACCGGAGCTGTTCCGAATGGCTGCCAAACGAGCCGGTCTCGGTGGTGACGACCGATGA
- a CDS encoding PQQ-binding-like beta-propeller repeat protein encodes MTGSSIAIAGCTQTETDVPGLEPERELWSFQSIDQQRVSATPAVREGRVYVGSNDHNVYSLAADTGREIWRFETGDEVKSSPAIDDETLYIGSLDHHLYALGLDGTERWSVETGDEVHASPTVTADRVLIGSRDSYLYALESDRGEAIWRRRIGGIVLSKPTVDSEEVYIGGGDGDLVKLHRDDGTIGWRVPTDHRVSVTPTIAGDRVLFADHGDADQGGRVYAVSRADGDPLWTKEVGEGVASSPTVHDGTVYFGSWDTNIYAVDLETGESTWEVDAYGHVSSSPTIADGVLYIGDSWGIVYALDPQTGEAHWRFETGNAVNASPTIVDGVAYIASNDGHVYALDVT; translated from the coding sequence ATGACCGGCAGTTCGATCGCCATTGCCGGCTGCACGCAGACCGAGACGGACGTCCCAGGGCTCGAGCCGGAACGGGAACTGTGGTCGTTTCAATCAATCGACCAGCAACGCGTCTCGGCGACGCCTGCTGTCCGCGAGGGTCGGGTCTACGTTGGAAGCAACGATCACAACGTCTATTCGCTGGCTGCGGATACCGGTCGCGAGATCTGGCGGTTCGAAACGGGCGATGAAGTGAAGTCTTCGCCAGCGATCGACGATGAAACACTGTATATCGGAAGTCTCGACCACCATCTCTACGCACTCGGACTCGACGGCACCGAACGCTGGTCCGTCGAAACGGGAGACGAAGTGCATGCGTCGCCGACGGTCACAGCGGATCGGGTACTAATCGGGAGTCGGGATTCGTATCTGTACGCGCTCGAATCGGATCGTGGTGAGGCGATATGGCGGAGGCGTATTGGCGGTATTGTTCTATCGAAACCGACAGTCGACTCCGAGGAAGTCTACATCGGCGGTGGGGACGGCGATCTCGTCAAGTTGCACCGGGACGATGGCACGATCGGGTGGCGGGTCCCAACCGACCACCGGGTTTCAGTCACGCCGACTATCGCTGGCGATCGGGTCCTCTTTGCCGACCACGGCGATGCCGATCAGGGTGGCCGCGTGTACGCTGTCTCCCGGGCAGACGGGGATCCACTGTGGACGAAAGAAGTGGGCGAGGGTGTCGCCTCCTCACCGACGGTCCACGACGGGACTGTGTACTTCGGCAGTTGGGATACGAACATCTATGCGGTCGATCTCGAGACGGGAGAGTCAACGTGGGAGGTTGACGCGTACGGTCACGTGAGTTCGTCGCCGACGATCGCGGACGGCGTCCTCTACATCGGTGATTCGTGGGGCATCGTGTACGCACTCGACCCGCAGACGGGTGAGGCCCACTGGCGATTCGAAACGGGAAACGCCGTGAACGCCTCGCCCACGATCGTCGATGGCGTCGCGTACATCGCGAGCAACGACGGCCACGTGTACGCACTCGACGTAACGTGA
- a CDS encoding MBL fold metallo-hydrolase — protein sequence MDIRFLGGAGEVGRSAILVNDRLLLDYGMKSGNPPQFPGDVDPEAVVVSHGHLDHVGAIPSLLSGGARPPIHWTPPTRDLALTLARDTLKLHGGTMQCPFTETDVQRVTQVSKTHGYREPFEVAGHEVTFFDAGHIPGSAHVLISEGRSPSSNRTASDVDDRETRLLYTGDFHTDDQQLVSASTARPDADAVICESTYSDVEHDVRGEVEERFAESVERTLWEGGTVVVPAFAIGRTQEMMLVCDAYDIPCYVDGMGKRIAEMLMHHPGFVRDADALQQAKSHSRFVTGQDGQRKRIADQNAAIITTSGMLHGGPAMTYVPAIRGHPANKIAMTGYQVEGTPGRDLLETGSAEIDGRVMPVSAQVEQYDFSAHADRAGLESFLESYRDSRVLVNHGDRCGWFAEELRADGFDASAPDLGERVVLE from the coding sequence ATGGATATTCGGTTCCTGGGCGGTGCAGGAGAAGTCGGTCGGAGCGCAATCCTCGTCAACGACCGGCTCCTGCTCGACTACGGGATGAAGTCGGGGAACCCGCCGCAGTTCCCGGGCGACGTCGACCCCGAGGCGGTGGTGGTGAGCCACGGCCACCTCGACCACGTGGGAGCGATCCCCTCGCTTCTCAGTGGCGGCGCCCGACCGCCGATTCACTGGACGCCACCGACGCGTGATCTCGCGTTGACGCTCGCACGGGACACGCTGAAACTGCACGGCGGGACGATGCAGTGTCCGTTCACCGAGACGGACGTCCAGCGCGTGACGCAGGTCTCGAAGACACATGGCTACCGGGAGCCGTTCGAGGTCGCGGGTCACGAGGTGACTTTCTTCGACGCCGGCCACATTCCAGGGAGCGCTCATGTGCTCATCAGCGAGGGGCGAAGCCCCTCGAGCAATCGGACGGCGTCCGATGTCGACGATCGCGAGACCCGACTGCTCTACACCGGCGATTTCCACACGGACGATCAGCAGCTCGTGTCCGCGTCGACTGCCCGCCCCGACGCGGACGCAGTGATCTGTGAGAGCACGTATTCGGACGTCGAACACGACGTTCGGGGTGAAGTCGAAGAGCGGTTCGCCGAAAGCGTCGAGCGAACACTCTGGGAGGGCGGGACCGTCGTGGTTCCCGCGTTCGCTATCGGACGGACCCAAGAGATGATGCTGGTATGTGACGCGTACGACATCCCCTGTTACGTCGATGGAATGGGGAAGCGAATCGCGGAAATGCTGATGCATCATCCTGGGTTCGTCCGCGATGCAGACGCACTCCAGCAGGCGAAATCTCACTCGCGATTCGTTACCGGACAGGACGGCCAGCGCAAACGCATCGCGGATCAGAACGCGGCGATTATAACGACCAGCGGGATGCTCCACGGCGGCCCCGCGATGACCTACGTCCCCGCGATCCGGGGCCACCCGGCGAACAAGATCGCCATGACGGGCTACCAGGTCGAGGGGACCCCCGGCCGGGACCTCCTCGAGACCGGCAGCGCCGAAATCGACGGCCGGGTGATGCCCGTCAGCGCCCAAGTCGAGCAGTACGACTTCTCGGCCCACGCCGACCGGGCGGGGCTCGAGTCGTTCCTCGAGTCCTACCGCGATTCACGGGTGCTCGTGAACCACGGGGACCGCTGTGGCTGGTTCGCCGAGGAACTCCGGGCCGACGGCTTCGACGCGTCCGCCCCCGATCTGGGCGAGCGCGTAGTCCTCGAGTAG